A single Ktedonobacteraceae bacterium DNA region contains:
- the guaA gene encoding glutamine-hydrolyzing GMP synthase, producing MQPSQRRQAIIVLDFGSQYSRLITRRVRECHVYSELVPAGTTLAQLQANPHLDIKGFILSGGPASVYDEHAPICDPAILHSGLPILGICYGMQLLAQQLGGHVAPASGRREYGPATLSLLFDPNTDPQFYRIFDGIDAARELPVWMSHGDSVDILPEGFKVLARTESNPIAATGSAQGIIGLQFHPEVTHTPQGKDIIRNFLYRICGCEGNWTTQSAIEEAIEQIRRRVGSQRVICGLSGGVDSAVAALLVHRAVGDQLTCIFVDTGLLRAGEPEQVVETFSRHLHIPLVAVDARRRFLDRLQDVIDPEQKRKIIGAEFIRVFEEQASLLAEKGGPIPFLAQGTLYPDVIESTSHDTASTAVRIKTHHNVGGLPEDMQLKLVEPLRLLFKDEVREIGLALGLPEDWVWRHPFPGPGLAIRIIGAVNEARLEILRAADAIVIDEIRRAGIYRELGQAFAVLTPVQSVGVMGDGRTYANLVAIRAVTTGDFMTADWARLSPDLLARISHRIVNEVPAINRVVYDITSKPPATIEWE from the coding sequence ATGCAGCCCTCGCAGCGCCGCCAGGCCATCATCGTCCTCGACTTCGGTTCGCAATATAGCCGCTTAATCACCCGCCGCGTGCGCGAATGCCACGTCTACAGCGAACTTGTGCCTGCCGGCACCACCCTCGCGCAGTTGCAAGCGAATCCACACCTGGACATCAAAGGCTTCATCCTCTCCGGCGGCCCTGCCAGCGTCTATGATGAACATGCGCCAATTTGCGACCCCGCCATTCTTCACAGCGGTTTGCCCATCCTGGGTATCTGCTATGGCATGCAGTTGCTGGCACAACAACTCGGTGGACACGTCGCGCCTGCCAGCGGGCGTCGCGAATATGGCCCCGCCACCCTCTCGCTGCTGTTCGACCCCAACACCGACCCCCAATTCTATCGTATTTTCGACGGCATCGATGCAGCGAGAGAACTACCCGTATGGATGAGCCACGGCGACAGCGTCGACATCCTTCCCGAGGGCTTTAAGGTACTTGCGCGCACTGAAAGCAATCCTATCGCCGCTACCGGCAGCGCCCAGGGCATCATTGGACTCCAATTTCATCCCGAGGTCACGCACACGCCGCAGGGCAAGGACATCATCCGCAACTTCCTCTATCGCATCTGCGGCTGCGAAGGCAACTGGACCACACAATCCGCTATCGAAGAGGCTATCGAACAGATTCGCCGCCGCGTCGGCTCGCAGCGGGTCATCTGTGGACTTTCCGGCGGCGTCGACTCCGCGGTCGCGGCCCTGCTCGTCCATCGCGCAGTTGGCGATCAACTCACCTGCATCTTCGTCGATACCGGTCTGCTGCGCGCCGGCGAGCCGGAACAGGTCGTAGAGACCTTTTCGCGCCACCTGCATATCCCGCTTGTCGCCGTCGATGCCCGCCGGCGTTTCCTCGACCGCCTGCAAGACGTGATCGACCCCGAACAGAAACGTAAGATCATCGGCGCAGAGTTCATCCGCGTCTTCGAAGAGCAGGCAAGCCTCCTCGCCGAAAAGGGCGGGCCGATCCCATTCCTTGCGCAGGGTACGCTCTATCCTGATGTCATCGAAAGCACCAGCCATGATACCGCCTCCACCGCTGTGCGCATCAAAACGCATCACAACGTCGGCGGCCTGCCGGAGGACATGCAACTGAAACTCGTCGAACCCCTACGCCTGCTCTTTAAAGACGAGGTACGTGAAATCGGTCTGGCGCTGGGCCTGCCCGAAGACTGGGTATGGCGACATCCATTTCCCGGTCCCGGCCTCGCCATTCGTATTATAGGTGCCGTCAATGAAGCGCGCCTGGAAATCCTGCGTGCCGCCGATGCCATCGTCATCGACGAAATACGCCGTGCCGGCATCTATCGCGAGTTGGGCCAGGCCTTCGCCGTCCTCACCCCTGTGCAGAGCGTCGGCGTTATGGGCGATGGTCGCACCTATGCCAACCTCGTCGCCATCCGTGCCGTCACCACCGGCGACTTCATGACCGCCGATTGGGCGCGCCTCTCGCCCGACCTGCTCGCTCGCATCTCGCACCGTATCGTCAACGAAGTGCCCGCCATCAACCGTGTCGTCTACGACATCACCTCCAAGCCCCCGGCCACCATTGAATGGGAATAG